In the Colletotrichum lupini chromosome 4, complete sequence genome, GCCGCTCTTGGCATGTCCGACAAGTTCAAAATGGTCCCTCAGACAACTAGATTCCGCAATGGTCCCAACAGTACTGGTGTGGAGATGTCTCCATCAGCCTTGACCGGCCAGGACTGCACTGGTGTCAATGATGGCTCCAAATCGACTACATTGGTGACTTACCTGGCTGATGCCTGGAACTGGGGCGCAGAAATGTTCTGCGAGAGCGAGGTTCGTTTCATCAAGAAGGCCGACCCGCGCATTGGAGGGTACCTCATTTTCTTCGCCTGGCATGGCCGGAACCGAGGTCACTTCAAGGCCAATCTCCACGGAGACTTGATGTGGGTGCATGCGAAGGAGTGCGTGTTCCTCGGTGCCGGTGCTATTGGTAGCACTGAGATCCTTCTCCGTAGCAAGGAGATGGGACTGCCCCTGAGTCCCCGCGTCGGCGAAAACATGAGCGGCAATGGCGATATGCTAGCCTTTGGGTAAGTTTGGATCTTTCTATTCTACTCCGAGACGTACGCGGCTGACCGCGATCTTAGATATAACATGGACGAGGAGGCGAACGCGATTGGGAAGCCCTTCCCCAACCCGTATAACCCTATCGGACCTACCATCAACTCCGTTATTGATGACCGCGAAGGGCACGAGAACCCTCTTGATGGATATGTCATCCAAGAAGGAGCTATCCCTCGTTCTTTGACACCGTTCCTTCAGACATTATTGGAGATGATGCCTGGCAGCATTGAAGCCACTGGAGAACCGTTCCAGGAGAAGGTCCGGTCTGCCTTTGCTCGGTACTCGAGCCATCTATTCGGCGCGTATCGCCAGGGTGGATCAATGGATAACACTCAGGTCTACCTGGTTATGTCCCATGACAGCAGTCAGGCCATGCTTACACTCAAGGATGACAAGCCAGTCCTTGAGTTCCTCGGAGTTGGTCGTAGCGATCACGTCCGCAAACTCAATGATCTGCTAGCAAAGGCTACGCAGGCCATGGGCGGAACCTTTGTCAAGAACCCTTTCGATGCCTTGATGGGAGGTCAGCAAGTGACCGTTCATCCTATCGGGTAAGTTTGAAATTCGTCCATTTGTGAACTGTTCTAACATGACTCACAGTGGAGCTTGCATGGCCCGCGATGATACTGGCGCCACCGGTGTCACCAACGATGTTGGCGAGGTATTCGCcggagacgacgacgagacACACCCTGGGTTTATCATCACTGATGCCTCCGTCATTCCCGGTGCCATTGGTGTCAACCCCTTTGCTACTATTACAGCCCTGGCCGAGCGGTCCGTCGACGCTCACATCCACAGGAGAAACCTCAAGATTCACCCCAACGAGAACGGCATCTTGGACCTATTCGGGGAGCCTCACTTTGCCCCCAAAGAATCCCATGATACGGCAGAGACTGAAGTCGAGATCAAGAGAATTGATGAAGCAAGCTCACTCATTCGCCATGCCGACCAGTCCAAGGCTGGAGGATTCGGCTTCACCGAAGTCATGTCTGGTTTCGTTCATCGCGACGATGGGCTCGTGACTGACAAGCGGGCCACCTATGAGTTGGCCTACCGAGCAGCCAAGAGCCTTTGTGAGAGCGCCAGATTCTTCCTCAGTGTGCAGGCCTTCAACACGAAGTCCATGATCAAGGAGCCCGACCACTCTGCCATGCTGACGGGTACCTTTGTCTGCCCCTCTCTTCGCGGTTCTCCTTTTATGGTCCAGAGAGGTGACTTCAATCTCTTCATTCTTGACCAGAAGGCACCGGGAACTCGGAACATGACGTACGATTTTGACCTCCGGGGCATCCACGGCGAGAAGTACCATTTCCATGGATACAAGGTCGTCGATTCCTCCGTCGCCCTGGCCCCCTGGCAGTTCTGGAAGGCCACGAGCACCCTCTATGTCACCATCACCGAGCACAGTCGCGACCTGGAGGCCGTCCACGACTGTGACGAGCCGTGGCGCCGCGGAAAGGTCGTTGCCAAGGGCATCATGCACATCCAGTTCGCCGACTTTGTCTCTCAGATCATGACCATGACCCCCACGGGAAGCAGTCTCATAAAGAAGGCCTACAGCGCGGCGAGCTTCCTCACCTACTTTACTCGCAAGTCGCTCTCCCTTTTCCTGGCGCCCTTCACTCCTCTCCAATACCCCAGCGTCACCTACAACGGTTACGTCAACGATACTCCTCCCAAGGCATCCTTCGTCATCGTCGCACGGGACGGCGTCAAGACGCGCATGCACATGTGGGAGCCGACCAACCCGAGCATTGAGACCAAGAACCTCTTCATGATCCCGGGTGCCGCAGTCGATCACCAGATCTACGCCCTGCCCACGATCAAGTACAATGCGGTCAACTACTTCACCCGCGCCGGCTACCGCGTCTTCATCGCCGTCCACCGCATCGGCCAACTCATGGTCGCCCAGAACAACTGGACGACCTACGATGCCCGCCTGGACCTGCGGGCCTGCATCGAGTACATTCGCGAAAAGTACGCCGACGGCAACTCCCAGGAGAACAAGGTGTACTGCATCGCCCACTGCATGGGCAGCGTCGCCTTCTCCACCGGTCTCCTGGACGGCACCATCCCCTCCAACTGGGTCCACGGCATCACCTGCAGCCAGGTCTTCATGAACCCGATCTGGGCGACCCTCAACATGGCAAAGGTCAAGGTCGGCCCCGTCCCCATGGACAAGCTCTACAAAATGGTCCTCGGCAACTGGTTCTCCTGCAGCACGGCCAAGGACGACAGCTTCCTCCAGCGCGCCCTCAACGAGGCCCTCAGACTCTACCCCGAAGAGCGCAAGGAGATCTGCAACAAC is a window encoding:
- a CDS encoding glucose-methanol-choline oxidoreductase; this translates as MAPMATTEGLKNGTESGPSHINVSKANGYHLDSNGTNGHNGHNGSTPRYAGFSPASTDSRPQTASSKSYQEEPPSNGIRYSKSHRIPTFGIHEEDNAPRSRSYANIRTYADDARRQYPRISKPVELMRSSYDVVVIGSGYGGAVAASRLARCQDANGKRQSVCVLERGKEKWPGEYPTGVLDAFDELHVSGEFAPGWLPSTTVEKGDPTGMYHLIFGKGLNAVVGNGLGGTSLMNANVFLEANEATLSMPIWPKSIRENPKCLEKFYQRARDVLEPTQYPDDWPELPKVNLFKKQAAALGMSDKFKMVPQTTRFRNGPNSTGVEMSPSALTGQDCTGVNDGSKSTTLVTYLADAWNWGAEMFCESEVRFIKKADPRIGGYLIFFAWHGRNRGHFKANLHGDLMWVHAKECVFLGAGAIGSTEILLRSKEMGLPLSPRVGENMSGNGDMLAFGYNMDEEANAIGKPFPNPYNPIGPTINSVIDDREGHENPLDGYVIQEGAIPRSLTPFLQTLLEMMPGSIEATGEPFQEKVRSAFARYSSHLFGAYRQGGSMDNTQVYLVMSHDSSQAMLTLKDDKPVLEFLGVGRSDHVRKLNDLLAKATQAMGGTFVKNPFDALMGGQQVTVHPIGGACMARDDTGATGVTNDVGEVFAGDDDETHPGFIITDASVIPGAIGVNPFATITALAERSVDAHIHRRNLKIHPNENGILDLFGEPHFAPKESHDTAETEVEIKRIDEASSLIRHADQSKAGGFGFTEVMSGFVHRDDGLVTDKRATYELAYRAAKSLCESARFFLSVQAFNTKSMIKEPDHSAMLTGTFVCPSLRGSPFMVQRGDFNLFILDQKAPGTRNMTYDFDLRGIHGEKYHFHGYKVVDSSVALAPWQFWKATSTLYVTITEHSRDLEAVHDCDEPWRRGKVVAKGIMHIQFADFVSQIMTMTPTGSSLIKKAYSAASFLTYFTRKSLSLFLAPFTPLQYPSVTYNGYVNDTPPKASFVIVARDGVKTRMHMWEPTNPSIETKNLFMIPGAAVDHQIYALPTIKYNAVNYFTRAGYRVFIAVHRIGQLMVAQNNWTTYDARLDLRACIEYIREKYADGNSQENKVYCIAHCMGSVAFSTGLLDGTIPSNWVHGITCSQVFMNPIWATLNMAKVKVGPVPMDKLYKMVLGNWFSCSTAKDDSFLQRALNEALRLYPEERKEICNNASCHRCTLVFGRCWNHNNLNEATHRQIDRFFGGVNMTQLQLLMKQGSEGHVMTNGPLFRPLTTPDNIRRLRGVPIMLFVGRDNAVLTPEATERTYEILCDTFGSHGGDGPNGGLQYRRRVVPGYGHLDCWMGRNAWKDVYPFVREEVDRVVRGEEYHFVDPDDKFSRMVDSGELLY